In Cryptococcus gattii WM276 chromosome B, complete sequence, the DNA window GAGGCGAAGAAGGCATACGAAGGATAGTCGATGGGGTGGGAAAAGTGCCACTGCTTGTACTTGTGCTCGTGGCGGCCTCGATTGCTGTCGCACTGGCGCTACTATTTGCGGCCGTACCACACTGCGGGACCACTACTCGGCACAACCAGTCTCTATAAGCAAAATAACAGTCCAGGCATGATGACACATGTGAAAACAAATCCCTTCCACATGCATTAGACAGCAAACTGGTGGAAAATGCCTCGAGGTTTTGAATGATCGGTTCTAAGAGTTCGTCAGGGAGTGTCTGAATGGGCGCCGTTGACGAGATTGTCACTCCTGACGGAGAAGTGACAGCGGTAGAATTGGCATCAAGAGGCGCAGAGTAGCCCAAGTTGGGGCATACATCATTCGGCATGACCAACTGACACGGAAAGTCGGCTACAATGACCGGCAGTCAGTTTCCAATTTGTAGACGAACCACCCTTCCGAAGAAAGAAAGGATGTGAGGACCTACCTGATTTGGTCGTAAACCAAGCAGGCTGACTCAACACCCCCTTATCATCGCTCACCCAAGCTGTATAATTCCCCTGCTCGGTTAAGTCGCCTAGCACCCAATAGCTCCTAAATCCTTGCTCGCCACCAACAGTCATCCATTCCGGCTGAAAACTTTTCAATATAGTGTTATTCACGCCCGAGACACTGTTGTTCGCAGAAGCAGCATTTATGGCGCATATAGAGTTGTCCAAACCGGTGGATGTAGGAGAAGAATTTGTGGGTATCACGATGAGCGTCAAGTTGCACGATAGACTTGAGTTCAGAGGCTCAGCGTATGAAAAGTCTGGAAAGGCCAGCTGGGCATCTGGAAGGGTGTAGTTCGGGTAGGACGGTTCAGGCTGAGGCAAAGAATAGAGAAGTGGGGAGAATATTAAAGCTAAAGTAGATGTCGTATCCCCAAGTCGAGGATATACCGCCGATAACGCATGTAACGGGCCTATTTCCCGGTTTAGCTGGTCCATTTGCCATTTCTTCAACCCAAAAAGGGAAAGATTACCTACCGCTGGTTGAAATACCCATCTGCACTACAACATTGCCATTGCCCACGCCGGTCGTATTCAGTGTCCGTCCATCATTTCCCAAGCCTAGCCCCAGCAAAAGGTTAACCTGGGCTTCACTTGTCCCATTCAGAGTCCAGTTCCCAAAACCATTACTCCATTGCAACCCCCATGTAACTCCATTTTTCCCGCTTTTGAAATTATACCCTTGACCCCCTGAAGATGTGGGTACACCGCCTGCGGAAGCGTCCCTGATCGGTTTTGAACCGAGATTGAATGAAGCCGGTGAGGAAGTTGAGATCAAAACAGTTGGAAGCATCGTTGGGTTCGATGTCAGCGAACATATTGAAAATGTCAAGTACAGGGACGACGTGGACGTCGATGGGAGTGACAGCTGCAAAAGAGGGTGAGAGTTGTTGAGTGGTGGCAGAAAGACAGTTGTAGGAAGAGACTTGAATGATGAAGTAGGTGTATTAGTCGCTGTTGAAGACGACAAGCCGGTTGTCGTCTGCGCAACTACCGACGGTAGCATGGACAGCATACAGAGTAGTACGAGCGTAACCATAGCTGAGGTATGGATCAAGCCTGGAAATTTGTACCTTTGCCGGTGTCGAGGTTTTAAGCGCTGCGGTGGCTGTGTTCCCCTGCTGCAGCCCTTTTCGCAGTCCAGCTGCACAGTTTGCTGCTGGCCATCATGTCTCATGTAGATCTCTTCCAGTAGGCATCTAGTAGTTGACCTTTTGAGATACACCTCTCTGGCTGTCATGGCCTGTTCGCTATCGTCTGCAACCTGTGATTGCTATAACCTCATTGAATGGGTACAGTTCGTCGTTTTTCCTTGAAAGATGCTCGTGAATGTGTCGTGAATAGTCGCGTGCTGCTTTCTCGTACGTGTTTTATTCCTGCGCGACCTAATAGTAGAATAATGAAAAAGTTATATATACAAAAGCCGATTCTTTTGAGCAGCGATACCGACGAGGCTTCAAGGTCGCATCAGATTCTGGGCCGGGATTTTGAGTTTTCCGTTTTAATCTTGGGGCACGAATTCATCTCTCCCGATAAAACTCGGGCTTCCCGGCCCATTTCAGGGTCCATTTATTTATTAGCGGCTATCGTGCAACAATAATGGCTTTTTGTCTATACACTTCATCTCAAAAATGCCCAACTCAAAAACAATACATCTTATCCTTCCATCGCCCACCACGTCCAGAGACCCACCACCATCCCTTGAAGTTCTCCTCGAAGCACAGCGTATCGCCGCAAAGAACGGCCAGAAACTGGACATCCAGTCCCTCTTATCTCCCGACCAGCTCGAAGAGTACCGCGTCCAGTATCTCAAACTCCCACCAGGCCCACATCACAGCGACAGGGATGATGAGCTTGAGAAAAGGGACACGAGAGACAAGCACCATCATTCCATCCCGCACGGGGACGACTCGGGTGTGGGCACGCCGGGGACGCCCGTCTCTACGGCTACCGCGTTGCAGGCTGGCACATCCACACCCGTAGCACAGCCCGGCACGCCGTCAGCCAGTATCGGCACCCCGACAGCGAGCCCTGCGATGCTCGAGGCAAGGTTGAAGTACCAACTGCCCGATCTTTCACATCTTCACTGGAAGCGGAGACAAAAGCGATTGGCAGAGATCGTTCGGGAACAAGAAATGTTGGCAAACGGCGAGGTCCCAGAGATCCCGACCACAATGGTAGAAGAAATCAAGCCAAAAGGTGAAAGGAAGTTGAcggaaaaagaaaaggaggcTATAAAGAAGAGCACAAGCTATTGGTGTGTTCATTCTTGTTGCGTAAATTAAACATACTAGATGCTCATTGACATTGTTGCAGGAACTCTTTATTGGTGCAGGCGCGCAAGGAGCGGGGACCGCAATGGGACTTTTCCACTCAACAACTCCTCTATGACCGTAGATCAGATGCGTACTATACTCACGGACGCAGTCCGCCTCCAACACCGCCCAGCAAGAAGCGCAAGGTGTCGGGCGCTGAGGCTGGACCAAGCACCCCTGATGGCTCAGTCAAAAACGCAGAAGCAGGAATTTCTAATGCCCAACCAACGCCTACCATCAATCCCCCAAGCTTGTCTTCTTCTATGCCTTCCACAAATGCACGTCCGATATCACGAGGCAATCCTCAGCCCATGAATGGTACTCAATCAACACCTGGTACGACCTCCAACACTGccctctcttttcttcctccaacACAATCGCAACATCAACCCCCAAACCAACCCTCTGAATCTCCTGCGCCTTCTCAAACGCCTAATTTACCTAAACCTCCTCTTCCTATGCCCGTTCCTCCCGGAGCGCAAGGTCTAAACCCTTCATTCCTTGCTCAGCTCCAGTCCCTTACGCCTGCTCAACTTGCTGCGTTGCAGTCAACTAATCCTGCATTGAGGAATTTGCCAGGGTTTCCAGGCAACATGCAGAGTAATGGAGGGGGCGTTCCGGGGCAAGATGGTGATCAATTTATGACCGTCACCGGTTCTCAGCTTCGGGGAAGTGGAAGCTTGAACAGCACTTTAAGTCAGCATCAGATACCCATGCAAATGCAGATGCAAATGGCAATGCAGCAAATGGGCAAAGGGAATCTTAGTTCGAGTAGTCAAGGCTTGAATTCTATGCTTGGATTAGGGGGTATGAGCGGCACTGGCATAATGGGTCCACCTCTAGGGGGACAGCAGGGAGGGCAAGGACCGATGGTCGGTGGAAGTTGGACAAGGGATAGTTCGTGATGAGGAAAAAAGTTTAATTGTAGCCATCTTGCGATATGTAATGTCATAATTCTTGTCAGTGGGTGACAAAGGCAGGAGTATAGTACTCGAGTATAGTGACAGCCGGCAGTGGGCATCACAAAGTGGAGGCTGCGCGAT includes these proteins:
- a CDS encoding Calcium channel, putative (Similar to TIGR gene model, INSD accession AAW41864.1), which translates into the protein MTAREVYLKRSTTRCLLEEIYMRHDGQQQTVQLDCEKGCSRGTQPPQRLKPRHRQRYKFPGLIHTSAMVTLVLLCMLSMLPSVVAQTTTGLSSSTATNTPTSSFKSLPTTVFLPPLNNSHPLLQLSLPSTSTSSLYLTFSICSLTSNPTMLPTVLISTSSPASFNLGSKPIRDASAGGVPTSSGGQGYNFKSGKNGVTWGLQWSNGFGNWTLNGTSEAQVNLLLGLGLGNDGRTLNTTGVGNGNVVPLNSSLSCNLTLIVIPTNSSPTSTGLDNSICAINAASANNSVSGVNNTILKSFQPEWMTVGGEQGFRSYWVLGDLTEQGNYTAWVSDDKGVLSQPAWFTTKSADFPCQLVMPNDVCPNLGYSAPLDANSTAVTSPSGVTISSTAPIQTLPDELLEPIIQNLEAFSTSLLSNACGRDLFSHVSSCLDCYFAYRDWLCRVVVPQCGTAANSSASATAIEAATSTSTSSGTFPTPSTILRMPSSPRNPSLPIPSYSYYELLPCMSTCNRADRSCPVSMGIRCPKRKVNAAKSYAFVGNDHSYGDGSAEQGVAAQDRWGNRWCNG
- a CDS encoding Hypothetical protein (Similar to TIGR gene model, INSD accession AAW41863.1; CNB02450); this encodes MPNSKTIHLILPSPTTSRDPPPSLEVLLEAQRIAAKNGQKLDIQSLLSPDQLEEYRVQYLKLPPGPHHSDRDDELEKRDTRDKHHHSIPHGDDSGVGTPGTPVSTATALQAGTSTPVAQPGTPSASIGTPTASPAMLEARLKYQLPDLSHLHWKRRQKRLAEIVREQEMLANGEVPEIPTTMVEEIKPKGERKLTEKEKEAIKKSTSYWNSLLVQARKERGPQWDFSTQQLLYDRRSDAYYTHGRSPPPTPPSKKRKVSGAEAGPSTPDGSVKNAEAGISNAQPTPTINPPSLSSSMPSTNARPISRGNPQPMNGTQSTPGTTSNTALSFLPPTQSQHQPPNQPSESPAPSQTPNLPKPPLPMPVPPGAQGLNPSFLAQLQSLTPAQLAALQSTNPALRNLPGFPGNMQSNGGGVPGQDGDQFMTVTGSQLRGSGSLNSTLSQHQIPMQMQMQMAMQQMGKGNLSSSSQGLNSMLGLGGMSGTGIMGPPLGGQQGGQGPMVGGSWTRDSS